Part of the Spiroplasma sp. BIUS-1 genome, AACGGATAAAGACAAACCTAAAAATAGTGAGAAATGAGAAGTTAAAAGAGATATAAAAGTTGAAGTTATATATATAATTTATGCTTCATTGTTCGTCGGATTAATAACATCCTCTTATTTCATTTTTAGAAAAAAAGTATTTTTAATTTAAATTATGCTTTTTTTAAATTATTAGTTATAATAAAAGAGTCATATTTAAGTAAAAGAAGGCGAAAGTCTTCTTTTCTATTTGTTAAAACCAAATTGACAAATTATTAAATTTATAACAGGAGGAAAAAAGCCATGATCGATGGTGCACAACTATTAGATGCGATTTATGAAATCGTTCAAGATAAAAAAATTGATAAAGAAATTATTTTAGAAGGAATTAGAGAAGGTTTTCAAAAAGCTTATGAAAAATTCTTTGACCCTGAAGCTATTGTTAGAGTAGATATTGACCAAAATACAGGTCAAATCAAAGTATTTAAGGAATTAACAGTTGTTCAAAAAATTGAAGATGAATGATTGGAAATTGGTTTAAATCAAGCTAAAGAACAATACGGAGATAATGTATCAATAGGAGATAATGTTTATGAACCAGTTGAATTTACATTAGAATTCTCAAAACTTGCTGTAATGCAAGTTGGACAAATCATTAAACAAAAAATTCGTGAAGGTGAAAAGAATAAAATCTATCAAGAATTCTTATCAAAAAACCACGAAATTGTTGGTGGATTTGTAAAAGATGTAACTGAAACAAGCTACTTAGTAGATGTTGAAGGTTCAATTATTCCAATTTGAAATAAAAAAATGATTCCAGGAGAAGATTTTGATATTGATCAAAGAATTTGTTTCTACATTGAAGAAGTTTCAAGAGACAACAAACATTCACAAATTCAAGCATCAAGAATTCACCCAGAATTCTTAACAAGATTAATGGAAACAGAAGTTCCTGAAATTTTAGAAGGAATTGTTGAAGTTAAATCTGTTGCTAGAGAACCAGGACACAGAGCAAAAATTGCTGTTTACTCTCATGAAGAAGGAGTAGATCCAATTGGAAGTTGTGTTGGTGCATCAGGAAGCAGAATTAAAAACGTTACTAAAGAATTAAACGGAGAAAAAATTGATGTTGTTTTATGAAATGAAGATAAAAAAACATTTGTAATGAACTCATTGGCTCCAGTTAAAGTAATTAGTATTGATATTGATGAAGAAAACAATGAATGTTTCATTGTAGTTCCAAACGAACAATTATCTTTAGCAATTGGTAAAAAAGGTATGGCAGCAAGACTTGTTGCAAACCTTGTAAATATG contains:
- the nusA gene encoding transcription termination factor NusA produces the protein MIDGAQLLDAIYEIVQDKKIDKEIILEGIREGFQKAYEKFFDPEAIVRVDIDQNTGQIKVFKELTVVQKIEDEWLEIGLNQAKEQYGDNVSIGDNVYEPVEFTLEFSKLAVMQVGQIIKQKIREGEKNKIYQEFLSKNHEIVGGFVKDVTETSYLVDVEGSIIPIWNKKMIPGEDFDIDQRICFYIEEVSRDNKHSQIQASRIHPEFLTRLMETEVPEILEGIVEVKSVAREPGHRAKIAVYSHEEGVDPIGSCVGASGSRIKNVTKELNGEKIDVVLWNEDKKTFVMNSLAPVKVISIDIDEENNECFIVVPNEQLSLAIGKKGMAARLVANLVNMKINIFSLDNAKEKDIEIKWNGNIDEAELSNPEFLNKVNKRREKTAGNYVKENNFAKKEVEEEIVFVEEDKSIDEIQASIAAFESLSEDDSTLDFEESIGSDDDYDSYYQD